One Streptomyces fagopyri DNA window includes the following coding sequences:
- a CDS encoding sugar ABC transporter permease: MSIDKTSETPEDHAVENPEAAAAAVTAVDPRLLVREQGLAGYVSEFKRKMKAGDLGSMPVVIGLIIIWIIFQSLNSNFLTAGNLSDISVAMVGTGMIAVGIVFVLLLGEIDLSVGSVSGVAGAAFAVLNVTHGMNEWLAFVLAILTGTVAGAIHGFVFARIGVPAFAVTLAGLLFWNGFMLQILGSSGTINLDSEGLVAKLTSYYFTDVAAAYVLAIGVTAVFFLTSFFSNKRREAAGVPSQPLSEIILRTVLLAIVAFAVAITYNQYKGLPLAVVIFIAVLLVTDFVLRRTAYGRKIFALGGSVEASRRAGINVEMVRISVFAISGTFAAIGGLFIASKIASANQGAGGGDLLMNAIAAAVIGGTSLFGGRGRTWNALLGVLVIVSIQYGLALQGIASPVQYMITGGVLLATVVIDAVTRKTQKSAGRA; the protein is encoded by the coding sequence GTGAGCATCGACAAGACCTCTGAGACCCCCGAGGACCACGCCGTGGAGAACCCCGAGGCGGCCGCCGCGGCGGTCACCGCGGTCGACCCCCGGCTCCTCGTCCGCGAGCAGGGCCTCGCGGGGTACGTGTCCGAGTTCAAGCGGAAGATGAAGGCCGGCGACCTCGGCTCGATGCCGGTCGTCATCGGCCTGATCATCATCTGGATCATCTTCCAGAGCCTGAACTCCAACTTCCTCACCGCGGGCAACCTGTCCGACATCTCCGTGGCCATGGTCGGCACGGGCATGATCGCGGTCGGTATCGTCTTCGTCCTGCTGCTCGGCGAGATCGACCTGTCGGTCGGCTCGGTCTCCGGTGTGGCGGGTGCCGCCTTCGCGGTACTGAACGTCACGCACGGCATGAACGAGTGGCTGGCCTTCGTGCTCGCCATCCTCACCGGCACGGTCGCCGGCGCGATCCACGGTTTCGTCTTCGCGCGCATCGGTGTGCCGGCGTTCGCCGTCACCCTGGCGGGTCTGCTGTTCTGGAACGGCTTCATGCTCCAGATCCTCGGCAGCAGCGGCACCATCAACCTGGACAGCGAGGGCCTCGTGGCCAAGCTGACCAGCTACTACTTCACCGACGTGGCCGCCGCCTACGTGCTCGCCATCGGCGTCACCGCGGTGTTCTTCCTGACCTCGTTCTTCAGCAACAAGCGCCGTGAGGCCGCGGGCGTACCGTCCCAGCCGCTGAGCGAGATCATCCTGCGCACCGTCCTGCTGGCGATCGTCGCCTTCGCCGTGGCGATCACCTACAACCAGTACAAGGGTCTTCCGCTGGCCGTGGTGATCTTCATCGCGGTGCTGCTGGTCACGGACTTCGTGCTCCGCCGCACCGCGTACGGCCGGAAGATCTTCGCGCTCGGTGGCAGCGTCGAGGCCTCCCGGCGTGCGGGTATCAACGTCGAGATGGTCCGGATCTCGGTCTTCGCGATCTCCGGCACCTTTGCCGCCATCGGCGGTCTCTTCATCGCCTCCAAGATCGCCTCCGCCAACCAGGGCGCGGGCGGCGGTGACCTGCTGATGAACGCCATCGCGGCGGCCGTCATCGGTGGCACCAGCCTCTTCGGTGGCCGTGGCCGCACCTGGAACGCGCTGCTCGGTGTGCTGGTCATCGTCTCGATCCAGTACGGCCTGGCCCTGCAGGGCATCGCCTCGCCGGTCCAGTACATGATCACCGGTGGTGTGCTGCTCGCCACCGTCGTCATCGACGCGGTGACCCGCAAGACCCAGAAGTCGGCCGGGCGCGCGTAG
- a CDS encoding ATP-binding cassette domain-containing protein, producing MVNVSATPVLALRGVSKRFGAVQALTDVELEVHAGEVVALVGDNGAGKSTLVKTIAGVHPIDEGAIEWDGKSVHINKPQDAQGLGIATVYQDLALCDNIDVVGNLYLGRELKKRGILDEVEMERRSRELLDTLSIRIPSVRIPIASLSGGQRQTVAIARSMLGEPKLVILDEPTAALGVEQTAQVLDLVERLRERGHAVILISHNMADVKAVADKVAVLRLGRNNGIFEVKSTSQEEIISAITGATENAVTRRAARSNGEAQK from the coding sequence ATGGTTAACGTGTCCGCTACGCCTGTTCTGGCGTTGCGCGGGGTCTCCAAGCGATTCGGTGCCGTCCAGGCGCTCACCGATGTCGAGCTTGAGGTCCACGCCGGCGAAGTGGTCGCCCTGGTGGGCGACAACGGTGCCGGAAAGTCCACGCTGGTGAAGACGATCGCCGGTGTGCACCCCATCGATGAAGGCGCCATCGAGTGGGACGGCAAGTCCGTCCACATCAACAAGCCGCAGGACGCCCAGGGCCTCGGGATCGCGACCGTCTACCAGGACCTCGCGCTCTGCGACAACATCGACGTCGTCGGCAACCTCTACCTGGGCCGCGAGCTGAAGAAGCGCGGCATCCTGGACGAGGTCGAGATGGAGCGCCGCTCGCGCGAGCTGCTGGACACGCTGTCCATCCGCATTCCCAGCGTCCGTATCCCGATCGCCTCGCTCTCCGGCGGTCAGCGCCAGACCGTGGCGATCGCCCGTTCGATGCTCGGTGAGCCCAAGCTCGTCATCCTCGACGAGCCGACCGCCGCCCTCGGCGTCGAGCAGACCGCCCAGGTCCTCGACCTGGTCGAGCGGCTGCGCGAGCGCGGCCACGCGGTCATCCTCATCAGCCACAACATGGCGGACGTCAAGGCCGTGGCCGACAAGGTCGCGGTCCTGCGCCTCGGGCGCAACAACGGCATCTTCGAGGTCAAGTCGACCTCGCAGGAAGAGATCATCTCCGCCATCACGGGCGCCACGGAGAACGCCGTGACCCGTCGTGCGGCGCGCAGCAATGGGGAGGCTCAGAAGTGA
- a CDS encoding substrate-binding domain-containing protein — translation MRRAAVAVAAGAMAVSLAACGSAKESSDKSDSSSSAKKGDAIKVGLLLPENQTARYEKFDKPLIEKKIKELTNNKGEVVYANAKQDASTQNQQVDTMVTNKVDVLIVDAVDAAAIKSSVQKAKDAGIPVVAYDRLAQGPIDAYTSFDNTTVGKTQGQALLDALGAKAKSGKIVMMNGSSTDPNAAQFKAGAHSVLDGKVNVGKEYDTKDWKPENANANMEGAITALGKKNIVGVYSANDGMAGGIITALKAAGISVPVTGQDAELAGVQRILAGEQFMSVYKPYAPEADAAAEMAVALAQGKSLSTVAKDKVDSPTTKAVPSVLVPVTSLTKDNIKDTVIKDGVYSISEICTGAYKAKCDALGIK, via the coding sequence ATGCGTCGTGCCGCCGTTGCCGTTGCCGCTGGTGCGATGGCCGTATCGCTGGCCGCCTGTGGCAGTGCCAAGGAGTCCAGCGACAAGAGCGACAGCTCTAGCTCCGCCAAGAAGGGCGACGCGATCAAGGTCGGTCTGCTCCTTCCCGAGAACCAGACCGCGCGTTACGAGAAGTTCGACAAGCCCCTGATCGAGAAGAAGATCAAGGAGCTCACGAACAACAAGGGCGAGGTCGTCTACGCCAACGCCAAGCAGGACGCCAGCACGCAGAACCAGCAGGTCGACACGATGGTCACCAACAAGGTGGACGTCCTGATCGTCGACGCTGTGGACGCCGCTGCGATCAAGAGCTCGGTCCAGAAGGCCAAGGACGCCGGCATCCCGGTCGTGGCCTACGACCGTCTGGCGCAGGGTCCGATCGACGCCTACACCTCGTTCGACAACACGACGGTCGGCAAGACCCAGGGCCAGGCCCTGCTCGACGCCCTCGGCGCCAAGGCCAAGTCCGGCAAGATCGTGATGATGAACGGGTCGTCCACCGACCCGAACGCCGCCCAGTTCAAGGCCGGTGCCCACTCCGTCCTCGACGGCAAGGTGAACGTCGGCAAGGAGTACGACACCAAGGACTGGAAGCCGGAGAACGCCAACGCCAACATGGAGGGCGCCATCACCGCCCTCGGCAAGAAGAACATCGTCGGCGTCTACTCCGCCAACGACGGCATGGCCGGCGGTATCATCACCGCCCTCAAGGCTGCCGGCATCTCCGTCCCGGTCACCGGCCAGGACGCCGAGCTCGCGGGTGTGCAGCGCATCCTCGCGGGTGAGCAGTTCATGAGCGTCTACAAGCCGTACGCCCCCGAGGCCGACGCCGCCGCCGAGATGGCCGTCGCGCTCGCCCAGGGCAAGTCGCTCTCCACGGTCGCCAAGGACAAGGTCGACAGCCCCACCACGAAGGCCGTCCCCTCGGTGCTCGTCCCGGTCACCTCGCTGACCAAGGACAACATCAAGGACACCGTCATCAAGGACGGCGTCTACTCGATCAGCGAGATCTGCACGGGCGCCTACAAGGCCAAGTGCGACGCGCTCGGCATCAAGTAA